ttctGGGATCTTGAACAGGCATTGAAGGACATGTCACCATCAGTGCCACTTCTGATTATACACGGACTACTGGATGAGATAGTCCCAGTATCCCATGGACAAAGATTGTATGACTCTTACGAATCTGAGAATAAGATGGCCGATTTTCAACCTAACTCAAAACACAACTACTATTCAATTAAtgaggtatttttaattgtttttatcGTTTTTAGGATTTAATTGTTCCAATACGGAAGTTTTTgaacaaatttaacatatcGGCATATAATCCACCAATGGAAATAACACTACCCAGGTGGTGCCTTTCTAAGTCTAAGAATGTGTTGAGAAGGAGAAGGTCAAATAACTCTGATAAATCTTTCAAGACTACAACTGAATCCATGAGATCACTAAGTATTTCCTATTcttttactatttaatttatatttttaataatcttTCAATTTTTCATTCTTCATCATACTTTAGCGCTAAGCTCGTCTAGGACTAGTTCAATACATACTAGAACCCAGGTTTCCACAGCCAGAACAAGTGTGAGTGCCTCCTCACTACTTCAAGAATCAATACCGCCTGAACTCGACTCAGACGTCAATCGCAGCATTTGTCATAGTAATTTCTCATCATCACTGGAGGGCCTGTGCCAACGCAACTCAATCAACAACGAAGACATTTCAGACATGGTAAACGACGCAATCACTAGAAATAATAATCCatgatattttaatatacttcaaattttaatatactataccaaattaatagtacatcaaactttaaaatatttctcaaaaattaataaatatgaatatttaCTTCATGATAAACATTAAACGTTAAGTTAAATAACAAATCGAAGCAGAGCTACAAGCCCGGTCAGGTTCTTAATGTACTCAGTGGCGCAGTGGTTGTCGGAGAAGTAGTAGACTCCGCCGCCGTAATGCTTAACCTCGTCAACAAGTTCGTGGATCTTCCTCCTCGTTGTGGATGACGCTTCTCGAATCACGTTGTCGCTAACGAGAATGCTCTCA
Above is a window of Theileria parva strain Muguga chromosome 2, complete sequence, whole genome shotgun sequence DNA encoding:
- a CDS encoding Alpha/beta hydrolase family protein, whose protein sequence is MGNAKSIANSIIFPAPQASYDHNLPELVWVPKNFASKDLNIDKPSSRSFPVLFIRSPQPSSLFFIYLHANCCDIGLIKPELYDISEAIGASIVAVEYPGYGLSPEISVTTGPSVNLRVIATFHFLLSLGVHPSSIVFFGRSIGTGPAACIAAHFVKKGIKCGGVILQAPYVSIHKIVQEYFPLGSWLIDNFWDLEQALKDMSPSVPLLIIHGLLDEIVPVSHGQRLYDSYESENKMADFQPNSKHNYYSINEDLIVPIRKFLNKFNISAYNPPMEITLPRWCLSKSKNVLRRRRSNNSDKSFKTTTESMRSLTLSSSRTSSIHTRTQVSTARTSVSASSLLQESIPPELDSDVNRSICHSNFSSSLEGLCQRNSINNEDISDMVNDAITRNNNP